GGCCGTTCCTCGGCGTTCTGACCGCCCCGGAGCCCGAAGGCTCCGACCGGTTCGGTACCGCGCTGGCCGCGGTCGACGATCGACTCTTCGTGGGTGCCCCCGGCGCGGACGGCAATCGCGGCGCCGTTCATGTCTACGAGCCCTCCGACGGCGAATGGCGGCACGCCGGATCCTTCATGCTCGAAGACGGCATTCCCGGTGATCGGCTGGGTTCGGCGCTCGCGTTCGATGGGACGACGCTGTTCGCCGGCGCGCCCGGCCGGGACGGCGCGGGCGCGGTGGCCGTGTTCGATCCGGATGGCGCCCCGACCGCCTCCCGTACCCTGGCGCCTCCGACGGGATCGGATGCCGCCGGCTTCGGAGCCGCCCTCACCATCGCGGACGGAACCGTGTGGATCGGCGCGCCCGCCACCGCCCTGGCCGCCGGCGCCGTCTACACCTTCGATGCCGCGTCTTTCCGACACGTTCAGACGCTTGACGAGTCTCCGTTCGGGCCGGGAGGGGCTCTCGGCTCGAGCCTCGGCGTGTCCGGTGATCTTGCCGTGGTCGGGGCGGGACAGGCCGACCTCCGACTGGGCGCCGCCGCCGTGTTCGAACGGGCCTCCCTCGCCGCTCCCTGGGAGCTGTCGGGCACGCTGCGCGACCCGGAGCGGCCGAACATGACCGCCGTCTCGGGTGAGACGGTGAGTTGCCAGGACGGGACCGCGCTCGACTACGCCTGCACCGATGTGGATCTCGTGGCCTTCCTCCCCCTCGCGGAACTCGGCGCCGGTCCCACGTCGATCGCGAACGACATCTGGGGCTGGACCGACCCCGAGACGGGCGGCGAATACGTCCTCCTGGGCAAGTCCAACGGCACGTCCTTCGTCGACATCACCGACCCCAACGCGCCGGTCTACGTGGGCGAACTCCCGCTCACCGAAGGGGGCGTCGAGAACCTGTGGCGCGACATCAAGACCTACGCGGATCACGCCTTCATCGTGGCGGACAACGCCGGCGCGCACGGCGTCCAGATCTTCGACCTCACCCAGTTGCGCGACGTTCGCGATCCGCCGGAGATGTTCGAGGAGACGGCCCGTTACGACGGCGTGTTCAGCTCGCACAACATCGTGATCAACGAGGAAACCGGGTTCGCGCACGCCGTCGGCAGCAGCGGCGGGGGCGAGGCGTGCGGCGGCGGCCTCCACATGATCGACATCCGCGATCCCCGGAATCCCCGCTTCGCCGGCTGCTTCGCGGACCCCGACATCGGCGGCTTCCTCGGCGGAGGCTACACGCACGACGCCCAGTGCGTCGTTTACAACGGGCCCGACGCGGACTACGTCGGACGGGAGATCTGCTTCCACGCCTCGATCGACGCGCTCGGGATCTCCGACATCACCGACAAGGAGAACCCCGTCGCGCTCGCGAGCGCCAACTACCCCGGCGCTGTCGCCGCCCACCAGGGATGGCTCACGGAGGACCACCGCTACTTCTTCCTCGGCGACGAACTCGACGAGGAAGGGGGCACCGTCTCGAACACGCGCACGCTCGTGTGGGACGTGGCGGAACTCGACGATCCGGTGCTGGCGACGGAGTACTTCGCGGAGACCCGCGCGATCGACCACAACCAGTACGTGCGCGGCGACTTCCTCTACCAGTCCAACCTGCTGGGCGGCCTCCGCATCCTCGATATCCGCGACCCGGAGAACCCGGTCGAGGTGGCCTTCTTCGACACCGTGCCGACGGACGACGACGAGACGGCGTTCGGCGGAACGTGGAGCAACTACCCGTACTTCGAGAGCGGCGTGATCGCGGTGTCGAGCTGGAACGAGGGGCTGTTCCTGCTCAGAAAGCGCCAGCCCGTCCTCGTCCCGTGAATCCGCTTCGTCGGTGGCGTGGGCTACCCTTGAGGCTGGTTTTTTGTGATTCTTTGTGATGATGGATTCGATGGAGCAGGTGTGCGCAACGAAGCCGCGCACCGATTCACCGTGGTAGAGGATATCAAGGATGGAAGCACATAGTTCCGGCGCCTCGATAGCGGCGGGCCGGCGGGTCGTCGAGCCCTCCGTCGCGAACGCGCTCCCGCACTTCGTCCCGCTTCTCATCTTCCCGCTTGTGTTCGCAGCCGCCATGTACGGCGGCTGGTGGCTCGCGGGTCCGTTCGTCTTCTTCATGCTCGCGGACCGGTTCGACCACCTCTTCGGCCTCGAGGAGCGGAACATGGATCCGGCCACCACCCGCGAGAGCCAGTTGTTCCTGTACAAGCTCTCGCTCTGGCTGTGGGCCGCGTTCTGGCCCGTGACCTTCGTGTTCGCGCTCTGGCAGATCCTGTTCGTCGGCCAACTTGCGCTGTGGGAAATCGGAGTCACGGCCGCCATCCTGACGCTTGTCGCGCAGACGGTGTTCATCGTGGGCCACGAACTGGTGCATCGGCGCGCCCTCTGGGAACGCCGGCTCGGCGAGTTCCTCCTGGCCTCCGTCTCCTACCCGCACTACGCGACCGAGCACGTCTACATCCATCACCCCCGCGTGTGCACACCCCTGGACCCGGGGTCCGCGCCGAAGGGCCTGAGCTTCTGGGAGTACCTGCCCACGGAAGTGGCGAGCAACCTGGTGGGGTCATGGCGGTTCGAACGCCGGCGGCTGACGCGCCGTCACCTGCCGCTGTGGCACTACACGAACGCGTTCTGGCGCTACGCCGTGCAGATCGTCTTCTGGTACGGGCTGATCCTCTGGTGGGGCGGCCCCTGGGCCTTGCTGCTCTACCTTGCGCTGTGCGGCAGCGTGGTCTTCTCGATGAAGATCAGCAACTACGTCCAGCATTACGGGCTGCGGCGCATCCGCATGCCCACGGGCAGGTACGAGCCGGTGAAGCCGAGGCACGCCTGGAGCGCGGCCTACAAGTTCACCAACTGGCTGTACTACAACATGCAGCGCCACGCCGACCACCACACGTCGAACCGGCGATATCCGCTGTTGCAGCACTACGGCGAAGCCGCCTCTCCGCAGTTGCCGGGCAGCTACATGGAGATGAACGGCATGGCGCTCTTTCCGAAGCGGTGGTTCGAGACCATCGATCCCCTGGTTGACCGTCAGCGCGCCCAGTTCTATCCGGAGGTCGACGACTGGCGCGCCTACGACAGCCGGGCGTTTGCGGCGCGTCCCGACGCGTTCGACGTCATCGCGGAGATTCATGCCGCCGCCCCCGGTCTCGCCGAGTGGATCAACCGCTCGCCGGCCCTGCTCGACACGCTGCGGGAGCGGGAATTCACGGACCTGGAACTGCCGGAGGGGTTCCTGGGGGACGCCGAAGCGGAGGTGATCGCCCGGTGCGGGCTGGCGCGCCTGTACTGGACGCACGAACTCAGCCTCTCCGAGATGAGGGCCCAGCTCGACGACATCCCGGTGCAGGACGCCGGCGAGGCGGTCGAGGCGGCGGTGGAGTGGTCGAACGGCAAGGTCTTCCAGATCGCCGTGCACGCGATGCGCGGCAGCCTGTCCGTGAGCGAGGCGACGACGGCGCTGTCGCGCGTCGCCGAAGCCTCCATCGTCACCGTCCTGGCGGCGGTCGAGGAGGACTTCGCCGACCGCGGCGTTCCGGAGGCCAGCGGCGGCTTGGCGGTCGCGGTTCTGGGACCGCTGGCAGACGGAGAGGCGCTGCCGGGCGCGGAACTCGATGTCCGGTTCGTGTACGACGGCGGTCCGGCCAGGTACTACGAAGCGTTATGCCGCCGCGTTCGCAAGGCGCTCCGCGCGCTGTCGCGCAACAACCTGCTACTGGCGCCGGTCCCGCGCGGCGGGCCGGAGGGCCTCCAGTCGCTCGCCGAGTTCAAGGAGCAGCTCCGGAATCCCGGTTCGGGTCGCGAGCTTGTGGCGCTCGCGCGGGCGCGCTGCGTGTTCGTGTCAGGCGACAGCGGGATCGAGGATCGGTTCGCGCAGGCGCTGCGCGAAGCCCCAGGCGAAGTCGAACCGGACCTGCCGTCCCGCGATGCCGCGTCCCCAACTGGAACCGACATCGCCGCGCTTGCGCAGGGCCCGCCCCGATAGGCGAACGCAACAGCCGCGAGTCCCGGCGCCCGCTCGAACCACCTTAAATAGGGGGAACCTTGACTTAATCCTTCGGAATAGCGACTCCTGTGGAAGTGGCGATGGTCCCTAACGTAGAAACGACGGAGAATGCCATGAGAAGCGGCGATGAAATGCTTGCGCAGATCGTTGAGAAGTCCACCGTGGACGCGGGGTTCAGGCAGCAGCTTCTCGCGGATCCAAAGACTGCGATCAGCGGCGAATTGGGCATCACGATCCCCGATTCGATGAACATCCAGATCCATGAGAGCGACATGCAGACGGTGCACCTCGCGTTGCCGCCGGACCCGCACATCAGCGAGGAGCAGATGGAAGCCATCTCGGCCGGCCTCTGCTGCTGCTGGTAGCTGCTGCTGGTAGCTCCCCGTGGCCGAGGAGCCGGTTGACCTATTCCGGCTCCTCGGCTTCCGGATCCCCTTCTTGAAGACCTGATACAGCGTCCGCCCCCCCATGC
The window above is part of the Candidatus Palauibacter scopulicola genome. Proteins encoded here:
- a CDS encoding NHLP leader peptide family RiPP precursor, which translates into the protein MRSGDEMLAQIVEKSTVDAGFRQQLLADPKTAISGELGITIPDSMNIQIHESDMQTVHLALPPDPHISEEQMEAISAGLCCCW
- a CDS encoding fatty acid desaturase, with the translated sequence MEAHSSGASIAAGRRVVEPSVANALPHFVPLLIFPLVFAAAMYGGWWLAGPFVFFMLADRFDHLFGLEERNMDPATTRESQLFLYKLSLWLWAAFWPVTFVFALWQILFVGQLALWEIGVTAAILTLVAQTVFIVGHELVHRRALWERRLGEFLLASVSYPHYATEHVYIHHPRVCTPLDPGSAPKGLSFWEYLPTEVASNLVGSWRFERRRLTRRHLPLWHYTNAFWRYAVQIVFWYGLILWWGGPWALLLYLALCGSVVFSMKISNYVQHYGLRRIRMPTGRYEPVKPRHAWSAAYKFTNWLYYNMQRHADHHTSNRRYPLLQHYGEAASPQLPGSYMEMNGMALFPKRWFETIDPLVDRQRAQFYPEVDDWRAYDSRAFAARPDAFDVIAEIHAAAPGLAEWINRSPALLDTLREREFTDLELPEGFLGDAEAEVIARCGLARLYWTHELSLSEMRAQLDDIPVQDAGEAVEAAVEWSNGKVFQIAVHAMRGSLSVSEATTALSRVAEASIVTVLAAVEEDFADRGVPEASGGLAVAVLGPLADGEALPGAELDVRFVYDGGPARYYEALCRRVRKALRALSRNNLLLAPVPRGGPEGLQSLAEFKEQLRNPGSGRELVALARARCVFVSGDSGIEDRFAQALREAPGEVEPDLPSRDAASPTGTDIAALAQGPPR
- a CDS encoding choice-of-anchor B family protein, producing GDVAFVGAPGGLGDLPRFGQPAPPQPGSVGIYLVTRDDGGPFLGVLTAPEPEGSDRFGTALAAVDDRLFVGAPGADGNRGAVHVYEPSDGEWRHAGSFMLEDGIPGDRLGSALAFDGTTLFAGAPGRDGAGAVAVFDPDGAPTASRTLAPPTGSDAAGFGAALTIADGTVWIGAPATALAAGAVYTFDAASFRHVQTLDESPFGPGGALGSSLGVSGDLAVVGAGQADLRLGAAAVFERASLAAPWELSGTLRDPERPNMTAVSGETVSCQDGTALDYACTDVDLVAFLPLAELGAGPTSIANDIWGWTDPETGGEYVLLGKSNGTSFVDITDPNAPVYVGELPLTEGGVENLWRDIKTYADHAFIVADNAGAHGVQIFDLTQLRDVRDPPEMFEETARYDGVFSSHNIVINEETGFAHAVGSSGGGEACGGGLHMIDIRDPRNPRFAGCFADPDIGGFLGGGYTHDAQCVVYNGPDADYVGREICFHASIDALGISDITDKENPVALASANYPGAVAAHQGWLTEDHRYFFLGDELDEEGGTVSNTRTLVWDVAELDDPVLATEYFAETRAIDHNQYVRGDFLYQSNLLGGLRILDIRDPENPVEVAFFDTVPTDDDETAFGGTWSNYPYFESGVIAVSSWNEGLFLLRKRQPVLVP